accagttgttttcgactctggggtgacatagctttcacaacgttttcacggcagacttattacggggtggtttgccattgcctttcccagtcatctacactttccccccagcaagctgggtactcattttaccgaccttggaaggatggaaggcggagtcaacctagagccagctacctgaaccagcttccattgggatctaactcaggtcatgagcagagcttaggagtgctgtactgcagctttaccactctgcaccatggggctctttaggtGAAGCCTAATTTCCATCATTCCCTTTGGGCAGATGTGGTCTCCATTGTTCCTTGTTGGCAAGCATGCATTCTCTATTGGCAAGCATGTATAGGCTATGGGCAAACACTGTCCTTTGGGCAAGCctgttctccattatttcctatggccaAGCGTGgtctctattattctctatgttCAAGCATGGATTGTCTGTTGGCAATCATGTGAAGTCTATGGGCAATTGCTGTTCTTAGGTGAAACCTAAtttcaattattccctatgggcaagcatggtctccatgattccctatgggtAAGCatggtcatagaatcacagaattggaagggacctccaaggtaatccagtccaaccccttgttcaatgtaggaaactcacaatacctccccctaaattcacaggattttcaagtACTCCCTATGGGCACTTGAAAAATAATGGTCTCCATTATTCTTTAAGGGCAAGGATGTATTCTCTATTGGGAAGCACGTGTAATCTATTGGCTACTGCTGTTCATAGTTTTAGTATGTCCCGGAAGAACGCTACTACCAAAATGGATTCCAGGGATTTCAATCTTCAATTGTATGCATGGAATGAATTGGTGTCAATTCAACATATAATGAGGGCTGCCATCCAGAGATCTCACCTTTACCAATCCAAAAGTGATGGGATAGGTTTCCCCTACCACATTTCCTTCTGCCTACTGAGGTATTATCTCACCACACCTCTAAGGCGTCTGGGGGTGACACACATGGCTTTCCATGCAAGAAACCTCTGAGGACTGAGTAGGCAGACAGTGCCAATATTGTGTCCTGACCTACACAACCGAGTTAGGATTTGAATCTGGAACTACAGTTTTCGTGTGGAAAAACTGGGGTGGGGATTTCTGGAAACTGTAGGCCAGGATGTTCCAGTTCTGTCAGACGATGGAacctcaaatcaaccagactccattagatacaaagtttaaggctttatttgatagttcatggTTTCTGAGTGtagcaagattggaactgatacattctccCTGGTGAGGAGTCACTTTAAAGAAttgtacatcaaaggttttctaaacaaaactgtGTTCCCAAGCATTCTTAATATGAAGTGTTACTTTTCACACAGCGACTCTCTTATCTCTATGTGGTCCTTAATCTCACGGGCATGGCCAAGCTGCCATCcccggaggcattttatcttcaaaggggaattgcctttgttagttccccggacaggaattcacaccagtgttagtaaatactatgctcctactttgatatgcaaggtctcttcccatggttagtaacatAGGTTAgcaaatggagtcagttaagctaagcatttcattacattcatttaagctaagcatttcagtACAGTAATTTTCCAGAGTCTGACAAGTTCTCCTCTCACAATAATCCTCTAGGTGTCGAACATGTGGTttgggggttgaatcaggcccccggagggctcctttcaggcctctgagcaactgacAGTGATCTCAttcccttctccctatatcttgcttccctctgcataatAGTGTgcattgcaaggcttgctcaattgcataggagctacagagcaaaacctctattttctccattggctgaggctccttccttggggaggaagcttgtttttccaggctctcaatcacacagcagagctactgagccaagcctctctcccttctattgcctgaggctcctctctcccagttccctggggaaggaaagaaatagccagagcttcctttgccccattccttggatcccataggagaaatacaaagaaagtaccttgaAGATcgagtgctaaggttttaagcatgttttaagcttttagAAAAGTATATAATCTTGTTTGTGTCTTTTCCCTCCATGCCCAGCCAAGACTGCCcccagcactgcccccccccccgaaccagtGTGGACCCCCTGGCCTGCCGACCCATCCCCTGGACCAGCATGGCCCCCCTGACCCAGGAAGCAAGGAGCCCCAACCACCCACGCTTACCTGGGGGAAGAAGGAGTGAGTGCCTGCTGCCACAGAGGCAGCCATCCAGAAGAGTGGGGAAGAAGCGAGGCCCCGCGAAGATGCTGCTGCtggccccccccccgcagcaggcAGGTCCAACCCCAAACACGGGTGCAGTGCTGTCCGGCCCCCTCTGGGACTCCGCGGTCAGGGTGGTGAGGACGGAGGAGGAGGGTGGCCAGAGCGGTGGGAATGAGGGCAAAGTGTTTCAAGCTGGGGCAGGCTCTGTGGGCCTGCTGCACAGCACCCTGGACAACAGCTGTCAGCAGCAGACCCAGCAAGCCCCAGGAGTGGGAGGGGGCTGCTGGGCATCTGTGGAGGACGGGGCTTGGGAGAGCAGCCACTgggaggaaggcaagggaggggaaTAAAAGGAAAGAAGGGCGGCCAGGAGGTCGGTCGGTGATAACCCAAAGGTGAAGCTGGAACGAGAGAGCCTGCCGCAgccagagagagagtgaaagtaagATGGAGGCCCAGCCAGGACAAACCAGCCAGAGGGGCGACAGGGTGAAGCAACCCAGCCCTCCACCTTCTTCTGAGACCTCCCGGCCACCCCAGAGTGGGGCCCCGGGGGCTGCAAGGCGACGGCAGTTCACAGGTGGGGCATaacagtgtcctttataaagtttatatatctgttacttaatcttaaataggtacacacatggcccagcctgacctgacatggcctggcccaaaaaggtctcatttatgtcagatccagccctcataacaagttaGTTCAACATCCCTCCTCTGGCCAGTGGCCAATTTTGAGGAATCCAGCTTCATTTTGTAATTAGCTATGCCTGCCACAGACAGACAGATTCTAGACAGACTcttgtattattatttattcaagAAAGCTGCTACAGgataatttaaattaaaatcaatTTCATGAAGGAGAACTATTGGGCATGCCTCTGTCTCCCAACATTTCCCCTGCAATTAGATTGCAATGTCTTTTGCCCTGATTGTAATCCCTTTCTATGGCTATTTGATTTAaaaatttgtgtgtgtatataattgtgTAATGCTGCTTTGGAGACCATTAAGTGGCacacaaatattttaaacaagTCAGTCTACTCAGTAGTGTTTGGAATCAGGTGGGCTGTATGTACTCTAAAGCCGGTAACAAATCGAAGAATTATGAATAAATACTCTTTCCTTACCTCCGCAATCCACAGAATACTAGGAACTAAAGTTTCTTATTACAACATTAAATTTTAATGTGCAAACTACAAAAAATAAAGCTTTAATAAAAATTTATACAAAAACataactttttttcctttttttaaaaaaatctataatgTACAGATGCAGCTGTTCACTGCAAAATCCCAAACATGCAATTTTGGTATATCAACAGTATCACAGGGGTTAAAAATGGTAGTGTAGAAGGCCTTGGAATACTTGACACTAGAAACTCCTTTCTGACAAACATgtaccaaaaaacaaaacagccaagCCCAAACTCTGAGACCGGGATCCAAAAATCTAATCCAGTGGGATTTTTGTAtgtcccgccccccaccccctttgaaTAGTAAGCCTCCTTTCCATATCACAAACTGGTTTCTAATGGTTAGACAGCACAGGCAGCTGCTGTTTGAGACTCATGAATCCAAAGCTCTCTTGGGTGCCAGGAGCATTAACACTATGGTTCTTTAAATCTTTGCCAGATTAAGTAactgtatttcaaaataatccCTAAAATTATTTATAAGGGGAAAAATGCCCAGCAATATTACAGGTAGGAGAATTCCTAATACAAACAACCATTACGGAAGACATCCTCTTAAACTGTTCCACCTCTTATGGAGGCACTATTAGAAAATAAGCTCAACGAAAAGGCAACAGTCAGTAAAATTCTTATCTACATCACAATATCTGTATGTCATGCTAAAAGGGGAACAAAACCACTGTAAAGGAAGCACTGGACAAAAGGCCTCTGAGGTGTTATTCCACCACACCGTTACCTGGAGAGTTACTCCAACCAAGTGGAATCCTGACTACATTATTAATTATCCGAAATATGTCTGTATGGCACAGACCCATATCTCATTTATGAGCATTCATGTTATGTTGATCTCACAATACTGGAAGTGAACCTTACATTTTCACTGCTCAGAGGCAGACATTATACTTCCCATTTGATATCCTGTTATTCCTGAAGGAAACCCAGTGGGATAAATCCAGACAAGAGAATTCCACAGATGCAAGAAGTATGATTTTCTCACCTCCTCCATCTCATGGCAGCCTAAAACGTCCCCTGAAATTTTGTCCCATCCCCCAAGAACAGGATTTCTAGGGGCATCTCAGGCTGAGGGTGGGAGAATCCACACTCCATTAGTGGAAATCCTTGTCTATGGACAGATGCCATTTAATGACTTTAAACCAATATGCTGCGACTGGAATTTTGACTACTTCTGTTCAAATCTTTTATGTCATATGCATTTGACATACCAGTGATCTTTGCCCAGATTTCTCCTTCACAGTGGACTCAGGAGGAACATAACATTGTATTATAAACGTAGACTGGAACTTTGCTGCCCCTATTCCCTCTCCATAGGCTTCCACAAGTACCAAATGAGCAAAAGGAACAAACACAAAGACATGGAGCTTGAGAGCTGCTGGTAGCACTTTGTGTCGCTCCTGTGTTTAGGGCAGCTACCAtattatcagaaagggggggctGCTTTAAGAGAGAGCCACCCATCCCAGGGTTCAGAGCATTTTCTAAGTTTCTTCCTACATTCAAGTCAGCTACATTTCTTCTACATTCAAGTCAGCTGAAGGCCTCCTCTCTCTCCTGCACCCTCTGCTCTATGTCATATTGTGCCACGAAACTTTCATCGCACTCACAACACCCAGTCTTTTTCTCCAGGCCCACCTGACCTGAATTCCGCCTTGCGTTTTTCCCACACAGTGTACAACAGCTTGGCTCTTCCCGCACATGGGTTCTCATGTGATTCACCAGGTTGAATTTGTGAAGGAACCTTTTCCCACATTCGGAACACTGGTGGGGTTTGACGCCCGTGTGAACCCTCCGATGTCTGGTGAGGGTCGACTTACGAGAAAAGTTCTTCCCACATTCGGGGCACGGGAACAATGCTTCTTGCTTGTGAAGGGCCTGTTTGTTCATAGACAGCAGGCTGTCAGTATTTTGGCGGGCAAATGGAGCTGGTTGAAGGTTGGGGAAGAGCCGGCTCCTTTGCCTCTTCGTACTTTCCTGGACTAGAAACTCTTCCTCATTTTTTGTTGGGATCTCATCCTCTGCTGGGATTGAAAACATGAATTTCCCAttaactgattttattttatgtaGCAGTTTCTTCAAGTAGTAAGCTGCTTTAtaatcttcagtcacacagcaacTGTATAAGGATGGaactgctcagggctttttttgtaccaggaactcctttgcatatcttgccacacctccctgatgttgccagtcctccaagagcttacattaggtcctgtaataagggccctgtaagctcttggaggattggctacattgggggggggggaggtgtcctaatatgcataggagttcctgctacaaaaaagcgcccTGGAACTACTTAATACAAAGGGAGAGATGCCAGCCCTCAAAATGTGCTGAAAGTCACACACTACTTTATGCTTCCTAAATATACAAACAGTAGCTGTGATATACAGCTGGCAAAGGCCAGGATTTCTGCACATGGTTGAAGCCCAGCTGCCCCAGTTTGGAAGCAAAATGGATAATGCCATTAGTCCAAATTTGAGAGCTGGAATTGAAAATGATCCCCAGAAATAATTCTGGAATTAGGTCACCAACACGCCACATTGTAGATAAAAACAGAGGCAGGAAAACTCATTtgcagtcctccccccccccccccgctttcccagCCAGGGATGGAGGTGAGTGAATGAAAGATACTCTATGGAATTGAAGGTCAGACACTTCTGGGTGAGTCTACATTTTCTAGTTAAAGGGTTGCGAACAGCATCCTCAAAGTGTATTTTTCTCCTCCACAGAAGGTCAGAGGCAgcggtgtgacactctgcccatGCTTTGCTGCTCTTTTCACACAACTGAAGAATGGTCACTACCAAATGCAGAAAAAAATAACTAAGCTGCTCTTCCATATTCAGAGCTCCTTGCTTGTGGAAAGCAAGCACAGTAAGAAGGATCCTAGTTTAACCTTCAGTCTGCTGTGCCAGTTCTACATACATGGAGATATTAATTGGAttaataaaattcagtgttcCATTCACATTCATCAGCAATTCTGTTGACTGCATGGCTTGCCTTTTATTAAAAGCTTGTGCAGCCATGCTATTAAGGCATGACTTAAATACAACACAGCCAACACAATATCCACCTAGGCTAGAGATCTCTGGTATACCAGCATTACATATGTAGCAGCTGTGTGGCCATATTAAATGAAATGCTGGACATGTGAAAAGTTGCACTGTTAAGTTCTCTTGGCCTGTCAATGTCACATTTAAAACATGACTTATTATTAGATtagatacaggggtggccaacgttagctctccagatgttttttgtctacaacttccatcagccccagccattggccatgctcactggggctgatgggagttgtaggcaaaaaacatctggagagctaccattggccacccctggattagaagaaTGTCAGGGCAACCACACTCCTTCAAACcaatgttccatctagtccagcatccttttgaTCATGGCCACACAAATGCCCCTGGAAGGCTTAAAGCAGAGCATGCAGACCGTTGTTGCTTCCCCCACTGCTCCCTTCCACCACTATTCTGAAGGTTACTTTTTCTAAATACGAAGACATAATGGCTAATACCCCTAACTAAATGGCTGGAATTATTTATTCCACTCGTTTCTCTAAACTCCTTTTAAAACAACCTAAATTAGAAGCTGTGACTTCCACAAGTTAGTTATTCATGGAATTAAGTCATATTCCATTTTTTAATCAGCTAGCCATCACTGGATGTTCTTGAAGTCTAGTACTCTGGGAGAGGTTGAAGAAGTTTCATCTATGTATTTCCTTCATCACATCAATAATTTGAAAGACTCCTGGCATATAGCCTGTTAGTTATCTTGTCTCTACATGGACAATTCCCCAGACAGTGATACATAAGGCTATTACCCTATCTGCATGCGGGGCACATGAATCCTTACCCAGGGAACTGGGGTTCTCATTAATCTCTTCTTTGGCCTCTCTGCAAAGTGTCATCTGCCTGGAGTCCAACGTCATTTGTTCTGTTTCTGGGAAGCTTACAGCCTCCTCTAGCACATATGGTCCCAGCACCTGAAATATTAGCAAAATATTAGCAAAGGTTCAGGTTCAgagtggggaaagggggggaagctATTTTCAATTAAGACAGATAAAGCTTTTCTGTCTATAAAAAGTAAGGGGTCCCCCTGGATCAACCCAAAAAGGTTTATTGGAGATCACAAGACCTGTATGTACAAAACCCAAGTGGAACAAGGGTTACAGTAAGGAAGGGAATAGGGGGATACTAAataaaaaagctggctggatccaacacaaAGAAGGGCTACAGACAGGTAGTTATACAGAGAACATGAACAGAACTATTCTCCTAAAAAAAAGTTGAGGATTCTTGTACTATAATCCCAGATTAATACATAAACATTATACAAATGCAACTGTATCAGTCTTCACAGAAACTAGTGTTTAGAAAATCCAGCTGCACCGTTTAGATTAATTTATTGTATTTACAGAACATGAGTTTTTGTAGTAATTGTCTACTTTATCAGACACTATTAGGACTATGAGTAGCAGGCTCAGGAAATCAGGTGTGGTGGAAAGCTTGCACAAGAACTCTTAAAGGGACTTAAGACTTCTTGATAAATATTCCATTACAACTTGTAGCTTGTAGCTCAAAGTCCCTGTAGCACTGATGAAGTAGACAATTACCTACAAGAGCTcttgtaaataaaaaaattactttGCCTAAAAGGCACGACTTGATTTTCTTAATATGTAAAGAGAGAGATGCAAAACTACATATCTTCTCAAAGTTCCTGCAAATGGGACGGGCAATGAAGGGAAGCTTAGGCATGTCAATATTTCCAATTTTATCCCACCATTCTCCCaagtggctcaggggaagaggtCACACAATTCTCCTTACGACAATCCCACAAAATGGGTTAGGCGGAGAAAGAATAACCAGCCCAAGGTGACCCATCTGAGCTtcctggctgagtggggatttgaacacaggtctCTGCAGCCCTAGGTCACAGAGAGTGGCAAAATGTTATGGAGTTTTTGGCAAGGCCACAATGCAAGTCAAGTGGGCTGTGTTGAACCTAGTTGTACAGGAAATTGAACAGCACTGAGGACTTTTGTCAGCCTGATCCACAGACTAAAACTAGCCACCCTGCCTGCCTCACCTTGACAGCTGGATATGTATGTCTCTTGCTCTAGTATTAAAACTTGGATCTGCTTTTAGAAATGGAACAGTATCTACACATATTCTATTTTATAGTGAAATTTTTTACTTGGTTTTGCCCATTTTGGATCCTGTCTATGTTTTATCCCATTAtcgtttttttaaatgtttaatcatGCCCCCTGTTAAGCCCTTTTACTGTaaaatttcattcttttttttgtcTGTGATACTCAAGATTAAGATTGTCCTTTTTATccctattattattaattatcaatTGGCATTATAATTCAATGTATCTATATTATTTTATCTTGACatatgggcaaattgtatgctcaTTCCTTTCTGTAAGCTATTGCTATGCCATTAAAGATTATTGGTATTGGTTCTACTTTATGAAGCCATGGCTGCAGGTGTCAGGCTCTGGGCAACAGTCCCACTTTCAGCTTCTTGGTGCTTCAGAGGTAAAGCAAAGAGATATCTACATATCAAACTGGAAAGCAACTCCCAGGAGAAAGACTATCTGGCCAAACTGGAGTTGATTCAGCTGAGGGGATGAGAGAAGCAGGATGAAGAAGTGGGATTAGTAGGCTTCTGGCAGGCCAGTGCTGGGCTGCATTCAACCCTGTAGGCCACAAATAGTGTGGTTTCAGTTATTGCTATACCTTGACAGGGGTCCTTCAGGAAAGCACGCTTTACTTCTGTACTGTTCACATCAGTTTTAAGGGAACACCAGGTTAAgttcaaccagcttttctgcaggTTCAAAAGGGAATGGAGTCCCCCTTGACCACCAAAACCTGCTAGTTATCACACCTAGAATTTTTGCTAGGTGTGAAGAGACTGTAACGGACAAAAGCAATGGGAGATGTAGGGGAAATGGGTGGATCCACACAGCTTTTTCATTAAATCTTGCCATCTCCTCTATTACAGTCCCAGTCATGGCTTTAACCCATGAATGTCCAATATGGATCATGGTTGCCATTTATGGTGGCCAAAAGGGACATACTCTTCCCTTTTTTGCCCACTAGTAGAAAAGctgcctggatccaacccactaagTGAAAATCTGGCTGGATTCGATCCATAGAGCTTCTCCTCCCACTCTAAGTTCACCTTCCCTAAGATCAAGTGAGGCTGCACCAGAGCTGTCCTCTGCTCTACTCTCTAGACATAAAACAGCCCTGTCTAGGTGATCAGAAGTACCACTTagaagggaagaagaagcagaaCTCTGGAGGAGGAAGCAACACCAGCACAGCAAACACAAAAATCACAAAGATCTTCTTTGATGTATTTCAGGATTATATCTTGCACTCAACAGCAAAAGCTGaaactcttttaaaaaataaatttaaaatagaGATTCCCCAGGACACAACAAATGTTTGCATTTTACATTAGCTCTCAGCTGTGCACTTCCTAGGCTTCTGGCTACCTGAATTAAAAGGACTCACCTGCTGAtcccacctctctccctctcGTTGCTTCAATAAATAATGCTCTGCCAGAGCCACTGCCTGGATACAGGTCTTGGGGTGATACTCCTGAACCCAGTCTTGCATTTCCTCTGGCAGGACAGTCAAGAATTGCTCCAGGATCAGCAGCTCTATGATCTGCTCCTTAGTGCGGCTCTCAGGTTCCAACCAGCAATGGCAGAGCCCCCGTAACCGGCTACAGGCCTCACGAGGCCCCTCGGCCTCCTGGTAACGGAAGTGCCTGAAGTTCTGACGTTGCCTTTCGAGGCTGGCAGCATCTTCTCGTAGAATGGCAGCTTTTACCCTCCTGTAATCTCCGCTTTCCCTGGGATCCAAGTTATTGTAAGCTTGGAGCGCAGCCCCGTTTAGGGCTGGGACAAGCCGGGTGACCCATTGTTCTTTTGGCCACTTGCAGGCATCGGCCACATGTTCAAAGGTAGCCAAGTAAGTTTCAACATCTTCTGTTGGTGTGAGTTCTGGCACTTGGAGGTTCCTCCATGCAGGTGATTGGACTGGTGTAAGGTCCGGGGTTGGCAATTCCTGACCTTGGATTTCCCAGAGCTGGGGAGCTTCCTGTCGCTCATTCCTAGCCCGCTGAGATGCTAGCGGTTTTAGGCTTCCCACAGTTGTCCCAAGCTGCACAATACGAAAGGTTTTGACTGAACCCTCTGATATCCCCAGTGGGTCAGTCCCTGTTGGGTCTGTCTCCTTCTCCGTTTTCACCAAAGGCTGGACTCTTTGCTCTAGTGGCGCTTGACACTGGAAATACTGGGCCACCATGTTTCGCTTTGCTGTTATTTTCCTCCTCATTCTTGGTGCTGACCTTCACTGGCCTTGTGTAGTCTACCTCTAGAGGAGATGGATTTCCCCTGACCAGTTTGGAAATGAAAGAGTCTTTAGGTCTGGATACCAACCTGGAAGAGCAACAGTCACAGAACAAATATCAAACATGAAAGCAACCATTCAAATTCTCATTTAAGTGACATCAATAATGGGGATGCAGCTGTTTGGAGAGATTCATCAGCAAGAAGGAGCTTAAACTCTTACCATGTTGCCCTCATGAGGCAAACTTCTCAAGCTAATGAATATGGATACAGCAAAGAAAAGTCTGAATTCTAGCTGCATCACTCTCTTTTG
The sequence above is a segment of the Heteronotia binoei isolate CCM8104 ecotype False Entrance Well chromosome 15, APGP_CSIRO_Hbin_v1, whole genome shotgun sequence genome. Coding sequences within it:
- the LOC132584524 gene encoding zinc finger and SCAN domain-containing protein 16-like isoform X2, encoding MRRKITAKRNMVAQYFQCQAPLEQRVQPLVKTEKETDPTGTDPLGISEGSVKTFRIVQLGTTVGSLKPLASQRARNERQEAPQLWEIQGQELPTPDLTPVQSPAWRNLQVPELTPTEDVETYLATFEHVADACKWPKEQWVTRLVPALNGAALQAYNNLDPRESGDYRRVKAAILREDAASLERQRQNFRHFRYQEAEGPREACSRLRGLCHCWLEPESRTKEQIIELLILEQFLTVLPEEMQDWVQEYHPKTCIQAVALAEHYLLKQREGERWDQQVLGPYVLEEAVSFPETEQMTLDSRQMTLCREAKEEINENPSSLEDEIPTKNEEEFLVQESTKRQRSRLFPNLQPAPFARQNTDSLLSMNKQALHKQEALFPCPECGKNFSRKSTLTRHRRVHTGVKPHQCSECGKRFLHKFNLVNHMRTHVREEPSCCTLCGKNARRNSGQVGLEKKTGCCECDESFVAQYDIEQRVQEREEAFS
- the LOC132584524 gene encoding zinc finger protein 263-like isoform X1 yields the protein MRRKITAKRNMVAQYFQCQAPLEQRVQPLVKTEKETDPTGTDPLGISEGSVKTFRIVQLGTTVGSLKPLASQRARNERQEAPQLWEIQGQELPTPDLTPVQSPAWRNLQVPELTPTEDVETYLATFEHVADACKWPKEQWVTRLVPALNGAALQAYNNLDPRESGDYRRVKAAILREDAASLERQRQNFRHFRYQEAEGPREACSRLRGLCHCWLEPESRTKEQIIELLILEQFLTVLPEEMQDWVQEYHPKTCIQAVALAEHYLLKQREGERWDQQVLGPYVLEEAVSFPETEQMTLDSRQMTLCREAKEEINENPSSLAEDEIPTKNEEEFLVQESTKRQRSRLFPNLQPAPFARQNTDSLLSMNKQALHKQEALFPCPECGKNFSRKSTLTRHRRVHTGVKPHQCSECGKRFLHKFNLVNHMRTHVREEPSCCTLCGKNARRNSGQVGLEKKTGCCECDESFVAQYDIEQRVQEREEAFS